Within Leptospira dzoumogneensis, the genomic segment TCTACTTATACTTACGCATCAAGAGCGGATCTAGTAGATGAGGGAGAATTATATCCTGGTTCTCCTAAAGCTAAGAACCTTACATACTCTGTTTTGATCACTGGTGGTCCACAAGATGGAACAAATTATACCTATACTCGCTCTTCTGATTCTTGGACAGGTAACTATACTGGGATCGATTTAAGTTCATCAACTTTCAGTGACAGTAGAGCCTCTGGATACTTGTATTATGAAACAGCATCTGTAGAGTTAAACGGAGAAAACAAAGAAAATTACCAAAGCTCAGTGTACACAAGTGACGCCGTTGCATCCTATATTTGTCCATAAATTGTTTGCGACAGTTTTGAGTATCTTAATATTAGTTTCTTGTAGTCCTGATAAAAGAAAAGAGGAAATCAAGAAGAGTTTAAAAGTTACTCACTGTTCATGTACTAAAAGACCTATTCAGTTTATTGGAAGGTTCATCGCCGGTCGTCATCCGGATCTTGCATATGAGTTATTTTGTTCTGCTACTGTTAAAAATAACTCTAAAGAAACTATTTTAGGAGTTGATGTTACTGTAGAAATCCAAACCAAAACAGGATATAAGCTTTCTGAAACTGATATTACCTCAAATGGAGACAACTACAGACCCGGATCACTAATTTCCCTAAAATCAACGTACGGAACTGCTTACGATCTGCGATATGGAAAAGCAGACTGTAAGGTAAAAGAAGTTTATTTCAAGAGAGAAGAAGAATGAGAGAAAAGATCGGATTGATTCTTCTATTCATTCTTGTTGTCGGTTGGATCGGGAAATGTTTGGATTCCTGTCACACTAAGCCGACAGTTAAAGCAAAAGAAAATGTGACACTTTTTCCAGTTGTTTCTTGCTCCTGTTGGCGTAAAGCTCTACCTTTTTCAGGGTTTATTAATAGAGATAATCCAGATGCTGGTTACGAAATATTCTGTAAGGCTTCTATAAGAAATAACTCTAATCAAACAATAAAGAACGCTTCAATTAGAGTATATATTCAGACAAAGAATGATTACGATTTAGATTCAGCGAAGATCCGAGCACCAGAGGACATATATCCTCCAAGAACAGTTATCAAATTTAATTTGGAATCACCCATAGAAAACAAATCCAATTTCTCAAAAGCAAGATGTGAGTTATTGGACTTTGAAGTCATAGATTGAAAAGTATTTCTATAATAAGAGAATTAAAATTCATTGAGATACAATCATAGATTCGAAGAAAATATAATGTTAGAATTAATCGAAAGAAATTCCTTAACTGAAGGAACTTTAGAAGCTCTGGAAGATCTTTACCATTTTCAAAAAGAGTTAGGAGTCCCTGAAAGATTACTTAAACATCATGAAATTACTCTTTCTGTAGCTATAAGAGTTGTAAATGGCCTTTCCACTGAGTTACGAGAAAGTTTATATACCGATATTTTGTTCTCTGGAGTGTTTCTACACGATATTGGGAAAGTTTTATATCCAGAAGAATTATCAGTTGAAGGTAAGTTTCATGAAGAAGCCGGTCGAGATTTTCTTTTACTATTAGGATTTCCAAAAGAAATCGCAGACTACTGTATATCAGACGAAGTAGATACAATTGAAAATTTAATATCAGTCATCTCAGATAGAATTTGGACCGGAGTTCGTGATATGGACTTGGAAATGAATTTAATAGAACTGGTTTCATTTATGATAGGCAAAGAATTCTGGGAAACCTACAAAGAATTAGATGGTCTATTAGAAAAGATCGCAGTAGATTCTTTTGACAAATATAGGGAATTTATTAATATACGTTAGCAGGAACATCTATACCTCAAAATGAAAATCTTCGACTATCGCAAGCATAACGGAATTTTTGTAACTGAAAGTCATCAGTGGCTGGCAGTTGACCCAGACGATAGTATGGAATGTATATTCCTTATGCTCTCGTTAAAAGATGGAGAGTTATTGAAGGATTATTATCAATCCTTACCACCGGAGAATCATGAAGAACACGACCATTTAAAGGTGGCTGTAAACGGTTTCCGTTTTACCGATGCTAGTGTATACCAGACGGGCTTAGCCATTCAAAATGGAAAAGGTAATCCGGAAGGTCTTCTACTTCCTTTGAAATCCTTTAATAAGGAATTTACTTTTGACAAGATTTATCCAAGTGATAATCCAAATACAATTTCGAAATACTCTTTATCTTACAATGAGAGAGTATACCGATTTATCTTGATGTTAGATTCCTTAATGATCGGACTTGCAGAGAAGAGTATTAAAGTATAATCTATATTAAGAAATAGATAATTCTTATGGCAGCGTAGTAAATGAAATCTCTATGATTTCACCTAATGATTCCCGGTCATCAAAGAAAGCATCTTGTAAAAAATTACTCTCAGGACTGGACAAAGTAACTTCTTTACGATTCGTTCTCTCCAAAGTTCTCTCGACTTGTTTTTTGCTGATAGTATCCATTCCGCTGTCCGCTCCTGAGAGTAGATACTTTGACGAATGACAGTTAAAAAATCCTTTCATAGAGTTCGTTTATATTTTAGAGACAAAGATTTCTTTATCAGCAGTAATATAAACGAACTGTTGAACTAATCCAATCGAGTTAGACTTTAGAAAGCCTACGCCTTTTACGCGAACCGATCTTTTGTTTTTCTGCCTGCTGCTTGCCTATCCTACATTCAGAACATATGGTTTCTCCATTTGCAAACGAAGTCGATCCTCCTTCTTTCGGATGTATTTTGTGAGTAACTTCTAATCGATATCCCCTTGCAATCGTCTGCTCCCTGGATATACCGCATCTTTGGCACGTGTAATTATCACGCTGAAAGATATGATCTCTTAAAGCCGGTGGAAAAGTCTTTTGATTATATTCTTTTTCCATATACGAATATGTCTCCCGTATACGTAATATAAAATTCCTATGATGAGTTTTTAATGCATAATATTCATTATACGATTCTGTTAGAAATTCACTATGCATACTCATACTCCGTAAAGAATCAGAACCAACCTTCTTTCTGTCTTCTTCAATGCTATTTGCATAATAAAGAACCATATACAACCTTCCCCTTATCACTCGCATATTGTACATTAGAGTTTCATAGTATTTTTCCTTTAGAAATTTACTTAGTCTCACTTATTTCTCCTACCTTTCTGCAAAGTCCGCAGATTTTTGATTTAATCAATTTAACCAAATATTCTAAAACGGGATATTGTGTAATTTATTTTAACAGTATCGGGAGAAGAAAGAGTTATCATTATCCTGAAATGGGATATCACCAAAAGCGACTTAAGAGTTTTGGGTCCCCTTCAACCGTATCTAAAATAAGTATTGTCTCCAAATCTCATTTAGGGAGATCATTGCCGATTATGAAAGAAGTTCCGCTCCAAGATTTTATAGAAAGTTTATTGGAAAGAAGTAAGAAAAATCCTCTTGAAGGAGCCTACGTTAAAATCTTTGGATCATGGTATGATAAGAGAAATGCTAAAAATAATTCAATTACCGGCTTCAGCTATGATCCTGAGGAAAATGAGTTATTAATGTATTTTCCAGATGCGGTATCTATTAGAATCGCTAGCCCTAATGGATATAAAGTTGATGGATTTGATAGGTTCGTGCTAGAGTATGCCGAAAGGATTTATAAACCTCATTGGGATATTAGAGAAGGCTATTCTCGACAATTTTGGGATAAGATTCCTGGATCACCTGCTTTAGAAGTCTGGTATTAATCTTTTTTTCAAATTTTCCCACTTCTTAACAATTAGCTTGGACCACAGGAATATCTTTCCAATTCGAAGTAACAAAAGGAGAAATAGTTTCTCTCCTCATTCGCCAGGACTTCTTTCCAAACCCAGTAATTGCAGTCCTTACTTTGCCTGTATAGTATTGATTGTTTATACCTACTACCGTTTCAGTTACCCGGTCATCTGAATCACCATAGAAGAGATCCTTCTGTAGTTGGTCCTCGGTTACTAAATCAGATAGCATAACTCCAGATTTCTTATATAGAAAGTCAGATCTATAGATTTGCTTAAGAGCCTGTATACAGTAGTTCTGTAATTCAAAGAGATCTCTCGTAGCAACTGGAATTTGTATTCTAACTGACTGTGAATATTGTCTTTCATCCTTTTTGAAAGGATCTGTACGAATATAGATTGTTAGGGTTCGTGCGAATCTTTGCTCCTTCCAAAGTTTCTCAACAGCACGAGTTAGATACGTGCAGGTAGCTTCAATTAATGAATTTAAATTATCGATCCTTTCTCCGAAAGCTCTAGCTACAACGATTTCCTTTTTTGTTTGAGGCATATCGTCAATTTCGTAGCAAGCATAACCATTAAGTTCATAAGCAGTTCTTAATCCAACGACAGTCATATTCTTACGTATCCAGTTCTTACGAAGCTGGCTAAACTCCCAAGCATTACGTACCCCTATTGTACCGAGAAGGCTTTGGTATGCCGGTCCTATACCCCAAATTTCATTAACAGGAACATTCGACAATACTGCTTCCTTATCTTCTCCTATAAGGTATATGCCTTGTTTACTTTTATCTTCTTTAGCCAGGTAATTAGCTACTTTAGCTAAGGTCTTTGTAGAACCAATACCAACGCATACAGGAAGCCCTAACCATTGCTCTACACGCATTTTAATTTCTTTAGCAAAGGATCTTAGATCCTTCTTAGCTTTTGCCATATGTGTTAGCTCAAGAAAGCATTCATCAATAGAGTAAGCCTCTACATCTGAACAAAGAGTTTCTAGAACCTCTTGGAAACGAGAAGAAATATCTCCGTAGACTGTATAGTTACTAGAAAGGGTAATAAGTTCTTTGTCCCCGAGAATCTCCTTAGCATGGAAGACGGGCATCCCCATCTTGATGCCTAATGCTTTTGCTTCTTCACTTCGGGAAACAGCACACCCATCGTTATTGGACATGACGATGACTGCTTTTCTTTTTAGATCAGGTCGGAAAAGGCGTTCACAAGAAACGTAGAAGTTATTAACATCAACGAGAGCAAATATTCGATTCCTGTTAGAATCGATGTATTCCAAAAGAAATGATCCCCCAAATTTCTACATCGCCTTCAGGTTCTACAGGAACGAGGTTTAAGTAGTTATCTCTTTCAAGAAAAAATAACCTATCACCAACTTTACCAATCCGCCGGATAGTAAAGTTGCCAGCATATGTAACCACTGCAATACGTCCGTGACTTGGAGGAATAGAACGATCAATTACAACGTGATCTCCATCATGAATTCCATACTCACTCCAAGCATTTCCGGAGATACGCATGTAAAATGTTGTAGAAGGGTTTGATTCCAACAAATCCTTAGGATCTAGCCTTTTCCGAAGGTAATCATCGGAAGGTCTAGGAAATCCAGCAGCTAAGGTAACATTAAGCAAAGGAATCTTAACAGTGGATTTTTCTATATAAATCTGAGCTTCACTCATAATCTATACGTATATATAGTAAATATGCACTTAGGCAAGTACTTCAGAATAATTCTGGAGAATTTTCTTCTATATATACTTCCTTGAGACAATTCTCATCATAAATGCGATTCTTTGTGCTTATAACCTGTTTTGAGACAGGAAAAACTTCCATATTCTCAGCAGGATAAGTCTGAAAAAACAAAGCTATGTCATCCTTATGGGATAATTTCTCATCCAACCAATGCTCGTAACTTTCTGGTGGAAGGATCACAGGCATCCGACTCTTCTCATGATACTTAGCTACTAGTTCATTAGCTTCGGTTGTAATTATTGCAAAGGTGAAAATCTCACTACCGATATCGGGATTAAACCATTTAGAAAAAACACCAGCCATTCCAAAAGGTAGCCCATCCTTTAATCGAAAAGCAAAAGGTTGTTTAGCTCCGCTAGTTCCAGTTGATTCATAAAATGCATCAACTGGCAATATACATCGTTGAGTACTTATTTTGTTCTTAAAAGATTTCAGTTCAAAGATAGTTTCGCTTTTCGCATTAAACGTAGAATACTGCATAGCTTCTTTAAAGCTTTTGGACCCTTCATTTATAAGCCAAAAAGTTGCATCTTCAACGGTATAGTCAATTCCAGGTTTAAGAATAATATCTGCTTTATCCGTTAAAGTAATATTGTATCTGCTTTTTGTTTCCTTTTCAGGTTTGACAAAGAGAAAGGGTTGGGCTTTAGACCAACGATTAGACTGAGCAACACGAGAACACATTAATAGAGTAAAATAAATAGGTTCCAAAAGTAATCAACGATAACTTGTTACAAATAATTCCAAATAATTTATTAACCTTATGTCACAAATTCAAAAAGCAGAAATTAACTATATAAAACCAGGGGCAAAAAAATCCAACTATTCAATATTTAAAATAAAAAGGGTGATTATCATATTATGAGAAGAAAATATTCCTATATATTGTTAGGAAATGGGGATATCGGCAAGACCACATTTCAGAAATATCTTTTAGAGATAGTTGCAGGCAAGTCATATACTAAATTGTCTACAGGTCGTGTACATAGCATTTGCTTGAGATCAGGTCTTAAAAACTATGAAAAAATCTTTGTTCTTGGGCGAAGTTGGCAAGAAATAAAAGAAAGATTCCGAAAGGTTGCCGACTTATTTACCCGATCCGAAGGCGGAGACGAATCGGATATTGCTATTTTATCCTCTCATCTTGTAGCACAAGATATCATGGATATAATTAATGAGGCGAAACTTAATCTTTACAAATGCATAGGGGTAGTTTTTTCAAATGCCTATGAGAAATCGGAAACAAAATTTAAAGATATTCTTGAGTTACCTTGGACGGAGATAGTTCGGATAGAAAATCCAACAGTACAAGATGAAAGTTGGAAGGAGAACCTATTTAATGAAGCTATCGAGTTTAGTAATTATATACTAAACAAATAAAGACAAAGCTAACTACAAGGGAAATCACAGTTTATTTTGGTTTCCCTTGCTTAAATTAAGCGATCATCTATTACAGCATCACTTTGTATGTTCTTTAAACTCTTTCGCAAAGTCAGAGTAGTAAGATTCTAACTCTTTGTCTATTTCCGTTCCCATATGTGAATATAAGATTTTCTCTACGGTTTCTATTTTTTGATCCAATTCCATTCTTTTGTTCGGTAATGTGGTTTTCTCTAACTGAGATAGATAGTAAGTATGCTGTCGCCAAGCATCTGATAATCTATATAAAACCTCTGTAATCCTCTCTGTCCCAACAGATTCATTTAATTTCTTTTCACTAAAAATAACTTCCAGTTTAATGAATGAGCTTTCAAAATCCGAAAATGCTTCAATGACCTTAGCCCATCTCGACTCCATCGCATAATTGTTTGCTTGATCTAATTCCTTACTATCCATTAGATCAAGAGGAACCCCTTTCTTCGTTTTATATGATTCAAAGGCTTCCGAAGCAGGAATAAATGGTGCTCGAAACCTCTTCACTAAATTTAAAAGTATTCTTAGCTTTATCAAAGTTTCTATAGATATCTCATACTTTTTGTTACCCAAAATCTGTTGTTTCCAAGTTTTTAGCCCACTACATGCTACTCCTACTCCCATACTAGTAGCAATCGCAGTTACTCCATCAATTAAGTTATTCAATTCTATCATTTTTAAACCTTTTGCAGTTATTTAGTAGAGATAAGATCAGAAATTCAAATCTCTATTTAGATATTATATCCATAAACGTTAAGTTGAGTTGGTACTTTTTACAAAATAGTTTCTAAATTTTGCGTTATTTGTTATGTCAGTCTCCTCGATCGTTAGCCCTTATTTTTTGATAATAAGAACGATTGTTCTGTCTGTTTTGTTATTATTTTAGAATTTGACCCTTTGAAATATGCTGTAATTTAGTAATTCATTCCTTCAAAAGTTGTGATATAATAATCTAAAAACATAATAAACTAATTTATAAAGTATAATGACAAAAGTATAAAAATGACTTGACAGGTTTCTATACTTTTCTGAAAATTTTATCAGAGTATAGTGAAAGGAAATGAAACAGATAAATGCGTAATGAGTCGGTGGAAGATTGTTCTCAATATATTTCTGGGGGTAAATGGTTAATGAAATTAGACAGCGTAAGCTGAAGAAATATACAACAAGTGAAAAAACAAAGATAGCTAAGACTTTTAGAGATCAGTTAAAAGAAATATATGATCCTGAAAAATGTATAAAATCTCTTCAAAATATAATTAAGTCCCTGTTAGCTACACAGGGTTATATTAATCTAGAAATATCAAAATTTATATCCCCATATATGATCGGGGAAGCCCTTCTTCTATTAAATAGAAAGTCATCTCATGGACTCGACGGTATTGATATATACCACCGAATGAAGCGAGGAATTAGAGTTTGTAAGGCTATCTCTAAGCGTATCCGAAAGGGCAAATACGCCCATGCCCCATACAAAATTATTGAGTTCGCTAAAGACCTCTCAGATCCCTCCAGAACTCGTAAAATAGGGGTATTCTCAACTACTGAGAAGGTTGTTCAAAGCCTTCTAAAAGCCATTTTAGAACCTATTTACGAGCCTTTATTCCTTCCTAACAGTTTTGCCTATAGACCAGGAAAATCGCCCTACAAGGCTTTAGAATACCTCTCAGAGAGGCTAAAATCAAGGGACTACAGATACTGTATTAAAATCGATATCAAGAAATACTTCGACTCAATTGATCATGAACCCCTACTTAGGATCCTAGAAGAGAAAGTTAAAAGTCCAGAGATCCTAAGCTATGTAGAGGCATTTTTAAAGTCTTCTAAGCTAGAGAAAAATCAGTTTATAGAGAACTCTCGAGGGACTCCACAAGGATCTGTTTTAGGTCCTCTTCTCTCTAATATTTACTTACATGAAATATTGGATAAGCCAGTTACAGTAGAATTTCCAGAGATTCAGTTTGTAAGGTTTGCAGATGATATTGTTTTCTTTAGTACAACTAAGGACGAAGCATTTAAACTCCTAAGATTTGTAGTTGGTAACTTAAAAAAGTATAACTTAGGAATCTCTGATAAGATTAGGAAGTTATTATTTGATTTAGATAAAGATGAGATCCATTTCTTAGGCTACACAATTAGTAAAACAGATAATGGAATAAAGATTACTCCTAATGAAATGAGAATAATAGAAAGATGTGAAAAATATCTGAATATATTCTATGAAACAATCTCAAAATATAAAGATCACTCTGTAATAGATCTTAGAGAATATAAACAGGAAGATATTCCAGTAACAGTTCGGAATGTTAATATTTTCTTTCAAATAGATAGGTTTAAATCTGCTATTCAACAATACAGAAACCAAATAACAGATGAGTCTAACATACTAACTAATAAACTGAAGGATGTACTAGTAGAACTCAAACAGTTTCTATTTAGTAATATAACAAACAGACGAAGAATCTGGGATGTTATTCACTACTACGAAAATAGAATGTATAAGTAAACTAGATAGGGAGAGAACAAATAACTGGTAGTAGATACTGGAAATAGAAATGTTAAATGAGCAGATAGGAAAATCTGATATTTTTGACAGAAATCGATGTATTGTTTTGCGATAACTGTCTAATACATAGGATTAAATACTGATTCATTATATTAACAATTTTAAATATTCAAGGAAGAATATTGAACTAATTAATATACTGAATTAGGTTTCGAAATGGTAGCTGAGAAAATATTCTACCAATGTTTTCTCTGATTCGAAAGATCCTTGTTGGTAATAAAAACTCAGAATTTGTAAAAAGAGAAGGTTGATTGGACCCTTTGGTTATGCTATAAATCTAATTTTTAGAAAAGAAGAATAAAAATTTAATAAAATAACAAAAGTAAGATTAAGAAAGTATAAATAACAAAATATATAAATGGAGCCTGACTGTTGACCGTACAATCAATTGAATGGCTCTAAAAAAGCAAAGATAAACACATAAATGAATGGAAAAGCCTTTTGTTCGAGTGGAGACTTTTCTGAACAATAACTCGAAAATATAATAACAAGGAATTAAAGAAATGCCAAAAGCAGCTCCTATTAGAAAAAACAAAAGAGGATCTCAGAGATCCATAACCAAAAAACAAGTATTACCAAAGTTTTTAAAGAAATTACCGGGAATAGATAGGTTATTCAATAATGCTCCGAACCAGAGGAATGCTATAGATGCTATTTGGTCTATCTATAGTTATGCCTGGGAATGTTTATCAGTAACTTATAACAACTACAACCAAGGCTTAATTGCCAGTATCTATAATGCTGGTATAAGCAATGTTAATAATGTTTTTAAAACTTCTTTAGAACTGCTTTCAGAATTTAACAAATACATTATCAGAGCAGATGCAGAAAATCCAAAGAAGGCTAATCGAATCCTAAAACAACTATCTGATAAAATAACAGATGAGATACTCTCAAGAAATATAGATCCTTGGATAGTTAGAAGTTCACTATTATCAGAAGCAGTTTAT encodes:
- a CDS encoding HNH endonuclease; this translates as MYNMRVIRGRLYMVLYYANSIEEDRKKVGSDSLRSMSMHSEFLTESYNEYYALKTHHRNFILRIRETYSYMEKEYNQKTFPPALRDHIFQRDNYTCQRCGISREQTIARGYRLEVTHKIHPKEGGSTSFANGETICSECRIGKQQAEKQKIGSRKRRRLSKV
- a CDS encoding Y-family DNA polymerase; this translates as MEYIDSNRNRIFALVDVNNFYVSCERLFRPDLKRKAVIVMSNNDGCAVSRSEEAKALGIKMGMPVFHAKEILGDKELITLSSNYTVYGDISSRFQEVLETLCSDVEAYSIDECFLELTHMAKAKKDLRSFAKEIKMRVEQWLGLPVCVGIGSTKTLAKVANYLAKEDKSKQGIYLIGEDKEAVLSNVPVNEIWGIGPAYQSLLGTIGVRNAWEFSQLRKNWIRKNMTVVGLRTAYELNGYACYEIDDMPQTKKEIVVARAFGERIDNLNSLIEATCTYLTRAVEKLWKEQRFARTLTIYIRTDPFKKDERQYSQSVRIQIPVATRDLFELQNYCIQALKQIYRSDFLYKKSGVMLSDLVTEDQLQKDLFYGDSDDRVTETVVGINNQYYTGKVRTAITGFGKKSWRMRRETISPFVTSNWKDIPVVQANC
- a CDS encoding LexA family protein, whose translation is MSEAQIYIEKSTVKIPLLNVTLAAGFPRPSDDYLRKRLDPKDLLESNPSTTFYMRISGNAWSEYGIHDGDHVVIDRSIPPSHGRIAVVTYAGNFTIRRIGKVGDRLFFLERDNYLNLVPVEPEGDVEIWGIISFGIHRF
- a CDS encoding SOS response-associated peptidase gives rise to the protein MEPIYFTLLMCSRVAQSNRWSKAQPFLFVKPEKETKSRYNITLTDKADIILKPGIDYTVEDATFWLINEGSKSFKEAMQYSTFNAKSETIFELKSFKNKISTQRCILPVDAFYESTGTSGAKQPFAFRLKDGLPFGMAGVFSKWFNPDIGSEIFTFAIITTEANELVAKYHEKSRMPVILPPESYEHWLDEKLSHKDDIALFFQTYPAENMEVFPVSKQVISTKNRIYDENCLKEVYIEENSPELF
- a CDS encoding reverse transcriptase domain-containing protein; its protein translation is MVNEIRQRKLKKYTTSEKTKIAKTFRDQLKEIYDPEKCIKSLQNIIKSLLATQGYINLEISKFISPYMIGEALLLLNRKSSHGLDGIDIYHRMKRGIRVCKAISKRIRKGKYAHAPYKIIEFAKDLSDPSRTRKIGVFSTTEKVVQSLLKAILEPIYEPLFLPNSFAYRPGKSPYKALEYLSERLKSRDYRYCIKIDIKKYFDSIDHEPLLRILEEKVKSPEILSYVEAFLKSSKLEKNQFIENSRGTPQGSVLGPLLSNIYLHEILDKPVTVEFPEIQFVRFADDIVFFSTTKDEAFKLLRFVVGNLKKYNLGISDKIRKLLFDLDKDEIHFLGYTISKTDNGIKITPNEMRIIERCEKYLNIFYETISKYKDHSVIDLREYKQEDIPVTVRNVNIFFQIDRFKSAIQQYRNQITDESNILTNKLKDVLVELKQFLFSNITNRRRIWDVIHYYENRMYK